A single window of Anaerocolumna chitinilytica DNA harbors:
- a CDS encoding glycoside hydrolase family 38 N-terminal domain-containing protein: protein MLNRKWTVYILHHSHTDIGYTDLQERIIYNHVDYIRTAVKTAKEGHKTGTIDKDFKWNCETYYCVERFLEEATEEEKQDFYSMIKTNNIGLSATYLNFNDLVDKEILSKRTREMVEHFKAQGIAVKAAMNADVNGVSLGTLDVLIDNGIEFFFTNIHTHHGMYPLYQNQKPYFWENKAGKRLLVFNGEHYNLGNFLGFAQKTPIETLKDNIVTYLTSCEENGYDYSFIPACVSGVFSDNAPPNPDIIRMIAEFNQIYGDEIRLEMVTIQELYDKIKEQVQGAPVYRGDLNDWWANGVGSTPYAVKHYKEAQRLYHLCERLDNHGIAGKKDLIREAEDNLLLYAEHTWGHSATITNPYDTMVQNLDIRKTSYASKAHEASAKNLNRIAHSRGDKLRYYDRNGKVKAINVSESKGEKVVEFYIETGKYSGVKVVCETTGKEMITQLSSHPRGVLVSFIDSFEAGEEKIYRFEEALGKIEAINSRVAYIGAERVKDIVNNYDPSYKLPYQLENEYFKISYEIGKGVTSFYNKSDKVEMLKTGDATFFTPIYENTKIRTNTYEERRLLGRNIRGLHAKKYIGDLTEVKIIENGVIFTTIELVYELEGTYFSSVVIKLYNTLPKLEFKYKIAKNLSTDIESIYLPLTLDNLDGALYIDKSDAVMRPGIDQIPGTCMEYYLTDNGLAYVSKENTILIQTKDAPLIYMGELKHHPILLCDNREENNKRDVYSWIMNNTWETNFKMDLSGITEFCYTLDLMKSTNAEQSFQTMKDNGFGVVTFMIDEE, encoded by the coding sequence GTGTTAAATCGAAAATGGACTGTGTATATCCTGCATCATTCTCATACAGATATAGGTTATACCGATTTGCAGGAGAGAATAATTTACAATCATGTTGACTATATAAGAACAGCAGTAAAAACTGCAAAAGAAGGACACAAAACCGGAACAATCGATAAAGATTTCAAATGGAACTGTGAGACTTACTACTGTGTGGAAAGATTCTTAGAGGAAGCAACAGAAGAAGAGAAGCAAGATTTTTATTCCATGATTAAAACAAATAATATCGGCTTATCAGCCACTTATCTTAATTTTAACGATTTAGTGGATAAAGAGATACTAAGTAAAAGAACCAGGGAAATGGTTGAGCATTTTAAAGCCCAGGGAATTGCGGTAAAGGCTGCCATGAATGCAGATGTAAACGGGGTGTCATTGGGAACCCTTGATGTACTTATCGATAACGGAATAGAGTTCTTTTTTACAAACATTCATACACACCATGGAATGTATCCTCTTTATCAGAATCAAAAACCTTACTTTTGGGAAAACAAAGCAGGTAAAAGGCTTCTGGTTTTTAACGGAGAGCACTATAATCTTGGCAATTTCTTGGGGTTTGCTCAAAAAACACCGATTGAGACTCTGAAGGATAATATAGTTACCTATTTGACCTCCTGTGAAGAAAATGGCTATGATTATAGCTTTATTCCTGCGTGTGTATCGGGCGTATTCAGCGATAACGCTCCCCCTAATCCTGATATTATAAGGATGATTGCAGAGTTTAATCAGATTTATGGCGATGAGATACGATTGGAAATGGTAACAATTCAAGAATTGTATGATAAAATCAAGGAGCAGGTACAAGGAGCGCCGGTTTACAGGGGAGACTTAAATGATTGGTGGGCCAATGGTGTGGGAAGCACGCCTTATGCGGTTAAACATTATAAAGAAGCTCAAAGGCTGTATCATTTATGTGAAAGATTGGATAACCATGGCATTGCAGGTAAAAAAGATTTAATAAGAGAAGCAGAAGATAACTTACTGCTATATGCAGAGCATACCTGGGGTCATTCGGCTACCATTACAAATCCATATGATACCATGGTGCAGAATCTGGATATCAGAAAGACAAGCTACGCCTCAAAAGCTCATGAAGCCTCCGCAAAAAACTTAAACCGTATAGCACATAGCAGAGGAGATAAGCTCAGATACTATGATCGGAACGGAAAAGTAAAGGCCATTAATGTATCGGAGAGCAAAGGTGAAAAAGTTGTTGAATTCTATATAGAAACCGGGAAGTATTCAGGGGTAAAAGTTGTATGTGAAACCACAGGGAAGGAAATGATTACACAATTGTCTTCCCATCCAAGAGGTGTTCTTGTCAGTTTTATTGATTCCTTTGAAGCCGGTGAAGAAAAAATTTATCGTTTTGAAGAAGCTCTGGGCAAGATTGAAGCTATCAATTCAAGAGTAGCTTATATTGGAGCGGAGAGAGTAAAAGATATTGTAAACAACTACGATCCAAGTTATAAATTACCCTACCAACTAGAGAATGAATATTTTAAAATATCATATGAAATAGGGAAGGGTGTAACTTCTTTCTATAATAAATCAGATAAGGTTGAAATGCTGAAAACAGGAGACGCTACCTTCTTTACACCAATCTATGAAAACACAAAGATTAGAACAAATACTTATGAAGAGAGAAGACTTCTAGGAAGAAACATAAGAGGTCTTCATGCAAAGAAATACATTGGTGATTTGACAGAGGTTAAAATCATTGAGAATGGTGTTATTTTTACTACCATTGAGCTCGTCTATGAACTGGAAGGTACCTATTTCAGTTCGGTTGTAATAAAGCTCTATAATACTCTGCCAAAGTTGGAATTTAAATATAAAATAGCTAAGAATTTATCAACGGATATTGAGAGTATCTATCTGCCGCTAACCTTAGATAATCTTGATGGGGCATTATATATTGATAAAAGCGATGCCGTTATGAGACCGGGGATTGACCAAATTCCGGGGACTTGTATGGAATATTATCTTACGGATAACGGTCTGGCATATGTATCAAAGGAAAACACTATCCTAATACAAACGAAGGATGCACCGCTAATCTATATGGGGGAATTGAAACACCACCCAATATTGCTTTGTGATAACAGGGAAGAGAATAATAAAAGGGATGTGTATTCCTGGATTATGAATAATACATGGGAGACGAACTTTAAGATGGACCTCTCAGGTATCACCGAGTTCTGTTATACACTTGACCTCATGAAATCAACTAATGCTGAGCAAAGTTTTCAAACAATGAAAGATAATGGTTTCGGTGTTGTGACATTTATGATTGATGAAGAGTAG
- a CDS encoding epoxide hydrolase family protein, with protein sequence MSVKPYKIKVSDEVLKDLKYRLSHTRWPGQIVNSGWERGTEAGYFQSLLSYWRENFDWRKQEDELNHLSQFHCNIEGSDIHFVHERGKGTNPMPIILTHGWPDSFLRYQKIIPLLTDPARFGGDPKDSFDVIVPSLPGFGFSTLPRNRSINNFQISELWAKLMTEELGYKKFAAVGGDVGSGVTRYLAFNHPELLIGIHLTDIGILRNLLSSKDTAKLTEEELQYKRSAQDWISNEGAYMSIQSTKPQTLAYGLSDSPVGLASWIIEKFHGWSDCNGDLQHSYNMDELLTNIMIYWVSNTIGSAAAIYYENTHSLPPMGYIEVPTGIALFPSDVLLPPKKWAEQNLNITHWVLMPRGGHFAAMEEPELLAKDIREFYRPFRNI encoded by the coding sequence ATGTCTGTTAAACCTTATAAAATCAAAGTATCCGATGAAGTTCTAAAGGATCTGAAGTATAGACTTTCTCATACCCGCTGGCCCGGTCAAATCGTAAATTCCGGTTGGGAGCGAGGTACGGAAGCCGGTTATTTTCAATCACTTCTTTCTTATTGGAGAGAGAATTTTGATTGGCGTAAACAAGAAGATGAATTAAACCATCTTTCTCAATTTCACTGTAATATTGAGGGTTCAGATATTCACTTCGTACATGAAAGGGGTAAAGGCACCAACCCTATGCCAATTATCCTTACTCATGGCTGGCCAGATAGCTTTCTACGTTACCAGAAGATCATACCTCTTCTTACTGATCCTGCTCGTTTCGGAGGTGACCCTAAGGATTCCTTTGATGTAATCGTTCCCTCATTGCCCGGATTTGGTTTCTCCACCTTGCCGCGTAATCGTAGTATTAACAATTTTCAGATTTCAGAACTCTGGGCTAAACTTATGACCGAGGAATTAGGTTATAAGAAATTTGCTGCCGTCGGCGGTGATGTAGGCTCTGGTGTCACCAGATACTTGGCATTTAATCATCCAGAGCTTTTAATTGGTATCCATCTAACAGACATCGGTATCCTAAGAAATCTTCTTTCTTCAAAGGATACTGCAAAGCTTACAGAAGAAGAATTACAATACAAAAGAAGTGCTCAGGACTGGATATCAAATGAAGGTGCTTATATGTCAATTCAATCTACCAAACCACAGACTCTTGCATATGGACTTTCTGACTCACCGGTTGGTCTGGCCAGTTGGATTATTGAAAAGTTTCATGGCTGGAGCGATTGCAACGGTGACCTCCAGCATAGTTATAACATGGATGAGCTGCTTACAAACATTATGATTTACTGGGTTTCTAATACCATTGGATCAGCAGCAGCGATTTATTATGAAAATACCCATTCTCTGCCACCCATGGGATATATTGAAGTCCCGACAGGTATTGCCCTTTTCCCGTCTGATGTATTACTGCCTCCGAAAAAATGGGCTGAGCAGAATCTAAATATTACCCATTGGGTTTTAATGCCTCGCGGCGGACATTTTGCAGCCATGGAAGAGCCGGAGCTTCTGGCAAAGGATATTCGTGAATTTTATAGACCCTTCAGAAATATATAG
- a CDS encoding transporter, which produces MSDYMPPYGAPSSPPPRVPPRKPRNSYIIDCVYSYTYVWPRFGDEFWFYPISVQYGGVVGYRWTGRKWTFFGFDPDLIDEVACVPVPTLY; this is translated from the coding sequence ATGTCAGATTATATGCCGCCTTATGGCGCACCTTCTTCTCCTCCTCCAAGAGTTCCACCTAGAAAACCAAGAAATTCATATATTATTGACTGTGTATATAGTTATACGTATGTATGGCCACGTTTTGGTGATGAATTTTGGTTTTATCCAATCAGTGTTCAGTACGGCGGGGTGGTAGGGTACCGCTGGACAGGAAGAAAATGGACGTTCTTTGGTTTTGATCCTGATTTGATTGATGAAGTAGCATGCGTTCCGGTACCTACACTTTATTAA
- a CDS encoding alpha/beta fold hydrolase, translating to MQKKTVNNNGNEIEYYVSNQMNEKATLIVSMGIWEPAERAFPLISRLIERHCIVLSYRGRGGSGTPESGFNWDDHMTDLACVLQNEPINKPVFLGFSKGVSYMLGYLSANLRIAKGIIIIDYPAIHSKLEKGAALFWSNMNYNGYRLDNYVDVHALEGIEHESTYEEFYHIFHEMLCPVWLFRGTDVNSYIPSNLSDEDISKYKSAVKQLEIIEFEESGHMILDEELGKVTRYVKQILKDIDGA from the coding sequence ATGCAAAAGAAAACAGTAAATAATAACGGAAATGAAATCGAATACTATGTGAGCAATCAAATGAATGAGAAGGCCACTTTGATAGTATCAATGGGAATATGGGAACCCGCTGAACGTGCTTTCCCTTTAATTTCACGCCTTATAGAAAGACATTGTATAGTACTTAGTTATCGGGGCCGCGGCGGTAGCGGTACTCCGGAATCGGGATTTAACTGGGATGATCATATGACAGACCTTGCTTGTGTGCTTCAAAACGAACCAATCAATAAGCCAGTGTTTTTAGGATTTTCAAAGGGTGTTTCCTATATGTTAGGTTATCTATCCGCTAATTTACGAATTGCAAAAGGAATTATTATTATAGATTATCCGGCTATTCACTCAAAGTTGGAGAAGGGTGCTGCCTTGTTTTGGAGTAATATGAACTATAATGGATATCGTCTGGATAATTATGTTGATGTTCACGCATTAGAAGGAATAGAACATGAGTCAACTTATGAAGAGTTCTACCATATTTTTCATGAGATGCTCTGTCCAGTTTGGTTGTTTAGGGGAACAGACGTAAATTCATATATCCCATCCAATTTGTCGGATGAGGATATATCAAAATATAAATCAGCAGTAAAGCAACTAGAAATCATCGAGTTTGAGGAAAGCGGTCATATGATTTTAGATGAAGAGTTAGGAAAAGTTACCCGCTATGTTAAACAGATACTTAAGGATATTGATGGAGCATAA
- a CDS encoding glycoside hydrolase family 3 protein, with translation MLREDLKNYPFMNKNLPIDERISDLINRMTLEEKVRQLDIYSGAELLGDMKVLTNFDGEKYKELYGETGIGCLQIRYSSAKLNNQIQEYHIRNTRLGIPILFSEETLHGLVWPEATIFPQQIALAGTFEPELAYKQGRAIAAETRSVGVHEGWSPVLDLARDPRWGRVEEGYGEDTYLGARFAYDMVKGLQGDDLTQNNAIVSEPKHFSGYGAPSGGLNCGPAMLGRRDHANYCLPIFEAAFRAGALNTMCSYNTIDGVAVAGDKELLTKVLRDELGMKGFVRSDMTAIRMLHTCHYTAKSDREAIKMGIEAGVDMQLYDYPHEEYQNTLMDFVKTGEVPEETINLSCSRVLRVKFMLGLFENPLTDESLSEKVVNCQEYKNIALEVAEKSICLLKNSNNLLPLKESIKNIAVIGPSAAACRFGDYSSASSVDRGITLLDGIKGMVSDDTIVTYNSGCSILDADIRPIPQNWLRDRNGKSGLTGEYYNELDFSGDPVCTRTDCMINFNFIYSKPAPGVNADRFAVRWSGTLVTDHSFKGCIGLSTMDSMKLWIDDEVIIDGWEELNANQMVDFDFIQGREYKINIEYKNDQRGARVILGYNTGRLNMEEAIRIAKAAEVAIVAVGDSEETCGENLDRADLNLPGKQLDLVKAIYATGTPIVLVLQNGRPLSITWENDNIPAIIEAWHVGEQGGKAIAEVIFGEVNPAGRLPMSFPKSVGQLPVHYNRCPFSATKYVEMDWLPLYPFGYGLSYTNFKYSNIRLSKSEIKANETVEVLFDVTNIGDLDGEEVAQLYIHDEYSSVLRPYKELAGFKRIHLKKGETKTITLTLGNEQLRVLNKSFKWVVEEGKFEVMVGNNSANILLTAEFNVTQE, from the coding sequence ATGCTGAGGGAAGATTTGAAAAATTATCCTTTTATGAATAAAAATCTACCAATTGATGAACGTATTTCGGATTTGATAAATCGAATGACCTTAGAAGAAAAAGTGCGTCAGCTTGATATTTATTCAGGAGCAGAGCTATTAGGTGATATGAAAGTATTAACGAATTTTGATGGTGAGAAATATAAGGAGTTATATGGAGAGACTGGCATCGGCTGCCTGCAAATCAGATATTCATCCGCTAAGCTCAACAATCAAATACAGGAATACCATATTAGAAATACAAGGCTTGGGATTCCAATCTTATTTAGTGAAGAGACGCTGCATGGCTTAGTCTGGCCGGAAGCTACTATTTTTCCACAGCAGATTGCTTTAGCCGGTACCTTTGAACCGGAGCTTGCCTATAAGCAGGGAAGAGCAATAGCTGCAGAAACACGAAGCGTTGGTGTTCATGAGGGGTGGTCACCGGTACTGGATTTAGCCAGAGACCCGAGATGGGGACGAGTGGAAGAAGGTTATGGTGAAGATACATATTTAGGGGCCAGGTTTGCCTATGATATGGTAAAAGGCTTGCAAGGTGATGATTTGACACAAAACAATGCCATTGTATCGGAACCAAAGCATTTTTCAGGATATGGTGCACCAAGCGGAGGACTGAACTGTGGTCCGGCAATGCTTGGAAGGCGTGACCATGCAAATTATTGCCTGCCGATATTTGAAGCTGCTTTTCGAGCCGGAGCTCTTAATACGATGTGCTCTTACAACACCATCGATGGAGTGGCGGTTGCAGGAGACAAAGAATTACTTACCAAAGTGCTTCGTGACGAATTAGGGATGAAGGGGTTTGTACGTTCTGATATGACAGCTATCCGTATGCTGCATACCTGCCATTATACAGCTAAAAGTGACAGAGAAGCTATAAAAATGGGGATAGAGGCCGGTGTGGACATGCAGTTATATGATTATCCCCATGAAGAATATCAAAATACTCTGATGGATTTTGTTAAAACCGGAGAAGTTCCGGAAGAAACGATTAATCTTTCCTGCAGCAGAGTATTAAGGGTAAAATTCATGCTTGGCCTGTTTGAGAATCCGCTTACCGATGAGTCCTTAAGTGAAAAGGTTGTAAACTGTCAGGAATATAAGAATATAGCATTAGAGGTTGCGGAAAAATCAATCTGTCTTCTTAAAAATAGTAATAATTTATTACCCCTTAAAGAGTCCATTAAAAATATTGCAGTTATTGGTCCAAGTGCGGCAGCTTGCAGATTTGGCGATTATAGCTCAGCAAGCAGTGTGGACCGCGGAATTACATTATTAGATGGAATTAAAGGAATGGTTTCAGATGATACGATTGTTACTTATAACTCCGGCTGCAGTATTTTAGATGCGGATATAAGACCTATTCCACAGAATTGGCTTCGTGACAGAAATGGTAAAAGCGGTTTGACCGGCGAATATTATAATGAACTTGATTTCTCCGGCGACCCCGTATGTACAAGAACAGATTGTATGATAAACTTTAACTTTATCTATTCAAAACCGGCACCCGGGGTAAATGCAGATAGATTTGCAGTACGCTGGAGCGGAACATTAGTAACAGACCATAGTTTTAAGGGCTGTATAGGACTTAGTACCATGGATAGTATGAAATTATGGATTGACGATGAAGTAATAATTGATGGCTGGGAAGAATTGAATGCTAACCAAATGGTAGATTTTGATTTCATCCAAGGCAGAGAATATAAGATTAATATCGAATATAAAAACGACCAGAGAGGTGCAAGAGTTATCTTGGGATATAATACCGGACGCCTGAATATGGAGGAGGCTATTCGTATAGCGAAAGCGGCAGAGGTGGCTATTGTAGCCGTTGGGGACAGTGAAGAAACCTGCGGTGAAAATTTGGACAGAGCTGACTTGAATCTACCAGGTAAACAACTGGACCTGGTGAAAGCAATCTATGCAACCGGTACTCCGATAGTATTGGTATTACAAAATGGAAGACCATTATCTATTACCTGGGAAAATGATAATATACCCGCTATAATTGAAGCCTGGCATGTTGGTGAGCAGGGTGGTAAGGCAATTGCTGAGGTTATATTCGGTGAGGTTAATCCTGCAGGCAGACTGCCTATGTCCTTTCCAAAATCAGTAGGTCAGTTGCCGGTTCATTATAACAGGTGCCCGTTTAGCGCAACAAAATATGTGGAAATGGATTGGTTACCTCTGTATCCTTTTGGATATGGTTTAAGTTATACGAATTTTAAGTACTCAAATATAAGATTATCAAAGTCTGAAATTAAGGCAAATGAAACAGTTGAAGTACTTTTTGACGTTACGAATATCGGTGACCTGGATGGCGAAGAGGTGGCACAGCTCTATATTCATGACGAGTACAGCAGCGTTTTGCGTCCATACAAGGAATTAGCAGGATTCAAACGTATTCATTTAAAGAAAGGCGAGACGAAAACTATTACATTAACTTTAGGAAATGAGCAGCTGCGTGTATTAAATAAAAGCTTTAAATGGGTTGTAGAAGAGGGTAAATTTGAAGTTATGGTAGGTAATAATTCGGCTAATATACTGTTAACAGCGGAATTCAATGTTACACAAGAATAA
- a CDS encoding discoidin domain-containing protein — MKRKLLSLIITCLLLVSMIGPTASAADESVSAIFGGGPFYQGGQSVMNDLKASGFNTVIIWSVHVNANGDLVLNDSLVCSNGSYVGNSAWVTQWASLKTAPTTVKRIEVSVGAWGCADFENIKSLIASQGTGSNSILYKNFAALKQATGADAIDFDDESCYDVASAVSFGQMCVGLGYKVTLCPYTNSSFWISVKNQLGSSVDRVYLQCYAGGAGNSPSTWMGYMGMKVIPGLWCINNSSGGDSASSVNTKLTNWKSSSAGGFMWLYDDMMKLASPNKTADYANAINSAFSGGQTSTNIALNKTATANSYVTGETPSKAVDGSVTNNSKWCSTASGDKWLTVDLGTAYNINRWVVKHAGAGGETTSWNTKNFKLQASSNGSTWTDVDTVTNNTANITDRSVSSFSARYVRLYITTPTQTTDSAARIYELELYGQ, encoded by the coding sequence ATGAAAAGAAAGTTATTAAGTCTTATTATTACATGTCTATTATTGGTATCCATGATTGGACCTACCGCTTCGGCAGCAGATGAGAGTGTATCGGCGATTTTTGGCGGTGGACCTTTTTACCAGGGCGGGCAAAGTGTAATGAATGATTTGAAAGCATCCGGTTTTAATACTGTAATTATATGGTCCGTCCATGTGAATGCAAATGGAGATTTAGTTCTAAATGACTCCTTGGTTTGCTCAAATGGTTCCTATGTTGGAAATTCAGCCTGGGTAACACAGTGGGCTTCTTTAAAAACTGCTCCGACCACTGTAAAACGGATTGAAGTTAGTGTGGGAGCATGGGGATGTGCTGACTTTGAGAATATAAAAAGCTTGATTGCTTCTCAGGGCACGGGTTCTAATTCGATTTTATACAAAAACTTTGCTGCTCTAAAGCAAGCCACAGGTGCTGATGCAATCGATTTTGACGATGAGTCCTGCTATGATGTGGCATCAGCTGTAAGTTTTGGGCAGATGTGTGTAGGACTTGGCTATAAAGTAACACTTTGTCCCTATACAAACAGCAGCTTTTGGATAAGTGTAAAAAATCAATTGGGTTCCAGTGTAGATAGAGTATATCTGCAATGCTATGCAGGCGGAGCAGGAAATAGCCCTTCAACTTGGATGGGTTATATGGGAATGAAGGTTATACCTGGTCTGTGGTGTATCAATAATTCATCAGGCGGCGATTCTGCAAGTTCAGTAAATACCAAGCTGACTAATTGGAAGAGTTCTTCAGCTGGCGGATTTATGTGGCTTTATGATGATATGATGAAGCTTGCAAGTCCGAATAAAACGGCCGATTATGCTAATGCAATCAACTCAGCTTTTAGCGGCGGTCAAACCAGTACAAATATAGCATTAAATAAAACTGCCACGGCAAACTCATATGTAACAGGGGAGACACCCTCAAAAGCAGTTGATGGATCCGTTACAAATAATAGTAAATGGTGTTCAACAGCAAGTGGAGACAAATGGCTGACAGTTGATTTAGGTACGGCCTATAACATAAACAGATGGGTTGTAAAACATGCCGGAGCCGGCGGAGAAACCACTTCCTGGAATACGAAAAATTTCAAACTTCAGGCAAGCAGTAATGGCTCGACTTGGACTGATGTTGATACCGTTACAAATAATACCGCAAATATTACTGACAGAAGTGTTTCGAGCTTTAGTGCCAGGTACGTAAGACTTTATATAACAACACCAACTCAAACAACCGATAGCGCTGCAAGAATTTACGAATTAGAATTGTATGGTCAATGA
- a CDS encoding GntR family transcriptional regulator has translation MEYDSNTPLYYKVQNYILDLIKSNQLKEGDFIPTEMELSNMFHISRPTVRQGLNTLASKGYLKRQKGKGTFVTKPKIIQENTRFIESYNREMNKKGLISETKVLEISIKVCPDILLEKLGVDEGEKIIKLKRLRYAYGEEEQDNKPILLTTVYIPFKKFPNLMLYDFEKRSLYEVLEENNIFIKKAVREIEAKLSNKETSKLLEISEGSPIHYISSFGYGEDGSVIEYSESIYPGERNKFIVEINR, from the coding sequence ATGGAGTACGATTCAAATACACCTTTATATTATAAGGTGCAGAATTATATATTAGATCTTATTAAAAGCAATCAGCTGAAAGAAGGAGATTTCATCCCTACAGAAATGGAGCTTAGCAATATGTTTCATATTAGCCGTCCAACGGTCAGACAGGGGCTAAATACCCTGGCTTCCAAAGGTTACTTAAAGAGGCAGAAGGGGAAGGGAACTTTTGTTACCAAGCCAAAAATCATCCAGGAAAATACCCGTTTTATCGAGAGCTATAACCGTGAAATGAACAAAAAAGGATTGATATCTGAAACAAAAGTATTAGAAATATCAATTAAAGTTTGTCCGGATATCCTGCTGGAGAAGCTTGGAGTTGATGAGGGAGAAAAAATCATTAAGCTGAAAAGACTTCGCTATGCCTATGGTGAAGAGGAGCAGGATAATAAACCTATTCTACTCACTACCGTTTATATCCCTTTTAAAAAATTCCCAAATCTAATGCTTTATGATTTTGAAAAGCGTTCCCTTTATGAAGTTTTAGAAGAAAATAATATATTCATTAAAAAAGCTGTGAGGGAAATTGAAGCTAAGCTGTCAAATAAAGAAACCAGTAAACTTTTAGAAATCAGTGAGGGTTCTCCAATTCATTATATCTCTTCCTTCGGATACGGGGAAGATGGTTCTGTAATTGAATACTCGGAGAGTATTTACCCGGGAGAAAGAAATAAATTTATAGTTGAAATAAACAGATAA